From the genome of Terriglobia bacterium:
ACGATCGGCAGCGGCCTCGAAGTCACTTGGACGCAGACACCGACGAAGTGGAGCAACAATTTCTTCGAGAACCTGTTCGGGTACGAATGGGAACTCACAAAGAGCCCGGCTGGTGCGTATCAGTGGACAGCGAAGAATGGCGCCGGGGCCGGTAAGTTCCCGGACGCACACGATCCATCAAAGCGTCACGGACCAAGCATGCTGACAACCGATCTTTCGTTGCGATTTGATCCTGCTTACGAAAAGATCTCGCGACGGTTCTACGAGAATCCACAAGAGTTCGCCGAAGCGTTCGCCAAGGCGTGGTTCAAGCTGACGCACCGAGATATGGGGCCGATCACGCGATATCTCGGGCCGTTGGTTCCGAACGAGCCACAACTCTGGCAGGACCCGCTTCCGCCGGTGGATCACAAGCTGATCGACGAGAAGGATGCCGCCGCTCTCAAGGCGAAGATTCTCGCCTCCGGGCTGTCGATTTCCGACCTGGTATCGACGGCGTGGGCGGCGGCGGCGAGCTTCCGCGGCTCCGACAAGCGTGGTGGCGCAAACGGCGCGCGAATCCGCCTCTCACCTCAGAAGGATTGGGAAGTGAACCAGCCTGCAGTGTTGGCGAGGGTATTGCCAAAACTGGAGGCGATTCAGAAGGAGTTCAACAGCTCGCAGTCCAATGGGAACAAAGGGAAGAAGGTGTCGTTGGCCGACCTGATCGTCCTCGCTGGCGACGCCGCAATCGAAGAAGCCGCGAAAAAGGGTGGCAACGACGTGAAGATTCCATTCTCGCCGGGGCGCACCGATGCTTCACAGGAGCAGACCGATACACACTCGTTCGCCGTACTGGAACCCGCGGCGGACGCTTTCCGCAACTACCGCCGTAAAGGCGAGAAGAGAACAACTGAGGAGCTATTGCTGGATCGTGCGCAGTTGCTGAAGTTGACTGCCCCCGAGATGACAGTTCTCATCGGTGGCATGCGCGTGCTGAGCGCGAACTTCGGGCAGTCGAAGCACGGCGTGTTCACCAATCGGCCCGGAACGCTGACGAACGATTTCTTCGTTAACCTGCTCGACATGAATACGAAGTGGCAGCCTTCTTCCGAAGAAGGCGTTTACGAAGGACTGGAGCGTGCGACGGGCAAACTCAAGTGGACCGGTACTCGGGCCGACCTTATCTTCGGTTCGAACTCCGAGCTCCGGGCATTCGCGGAGGTCTACGGAGCCAGCGACTCCAAGGAAAAGTTCGTGAAAGACTTCGCCGCCGCGTGGTGCAAGGTGATGAACCTCGATCGCTTTGATCTCCCCGCGGCTAAAAGGAGAGTTGCGGTGAGCTAGTCGTCTATCGGGAGGTGCGGGCCTTATGGATTGGCCCGCACTTTCTCTTAGTCTTACCTGTGCGGGATAAGCGACGTTGTGTTCCGGGCCAATCCGGGAATATCGTGAGACTCTCCCATTTCGGGACGCCAACGGGATTCTCCCGCTCCCAGAATTCAAGGAAATATTGCCAAGAGTCGATTACGTACTTAGAGTATTCAAAGCTGAAGTCCGGGAACCCGCCTCCCTATGAAGATACTGGTTGCCGACGACTCTAGGATTTATCAATCGATGCTCAAGACCCTGCTTGAGAGCTGGGGCTACGAGGTCGTTCTAACCACTGACGGCAATCAGGCTCGCGATGTTTTGTTACAGCAGAATGCTCCACGTTTGGCTCTCCTGGATTGCATTATGCCAGGCCTGAGCGGTTTGGAATTATGCGAACTGATCCGGCAAAAGAACCAGGCGTACATTTACACCATCTTGCTGAGCGCGAACGAAGAGCAGGAGCAGATAGTCAAGGGCTTTGAACTAGGTGCTGACGACTATCTACTCAAGCCGTTTCAGGACTTCGAACTCAGGGCGCGTCTGAAAGTCGGGGAGCGGATCGTCCGAACGCAGGAAGAACTGATCGAGGCGCGGGAGTCGCTCAAGTTCGAAGCGACGCATGACTCGATGCTCCGGGTTTGGAACCGCCGGGCGATCGTCGATCTGCTTCTGAACGAACTCAGTCGATCGCGGCGATTCCACACGCCGCTCAGCATCTTTCTCGCGGACATCGACTTCTTTAAGAATGTGAATGACACGTATGGCCACCTTGCGGGAGACGAGGTGCTGCGCGACGTCGTCAAGAGAATGGCCGAGACAATTCGCCGGTACGACAATATTGGCAGGTACGGCGGCGAGGAGTTCCTGGTGGTGCTGCCTGATTGCAATGAGACGCAAGCTTTCGAGGTTGCCGAGCGAGTCCGGGTTCGGGTGTCAGACACCCCCGTATTGGCTGGTGCCCAGGAAATCAGGGTTACGGCGAGTTTCGGGGTCAGCCAATGGCGAGAAGGTGACGGACCGGAAGTGCTTC
Proteins encoded in this window:
- the katG gene encoding catalase/peroxidase HPI, translated to MEKELATAAGASPQSQQQTSPSEAKCPVAHGAPRARTNADWWPNQLNLKLLHQNCPLNDPMGKEFSYAEEFKSLNLNAVIKDLQSVMTDSQEWWPADFGHYGPLFIRLAWHAAGTYRIGDGRGGAGSGQQRFAPLNSWPDNVNLDKARRLLWPIKQRYGRKISWADLMVLAGNVALESMGFKTFGFGGGREDVWEPEELYWGPEGKWLEDQRYSGDRDLANPLGAVQMGLIYVNPEGPNGKPDPIAAARDIRETFARMAMNDEETVALIAGGHTFGKTHGAGPATHVGPEPEAAMVEEQGLGWKSSFGTGIGRDTIGSGLEVTWTQTPTKWSNNFFENLFGYEWELTKSPAGAYQWTAKNGAGAGKFPDAHDPSKRHGPSMLTTDLSLRFDPAYEKISRRFYENPQEFAEAFAKAWFKLTHRDMGPITRYLGPLVPNEPQLWQDPLPPVDHKLIDEKDAAALKAKILASGLSISDLVSTAWAAAASFRGSDKRGGANGARIRLSPQKDWEVNQPAVLARVLPKLEAIQKEFNSSQSNGNKGKKVSLADLIVLAGDAAIEEAAKKGGNDVKIPFSPGRTDASQEQTDTHSFAVLEPAADAFRNYRRKGEKRTTEELLLDRAQLLKLTAPEMTVLIGGMRVLSANFGQSKHGVFTNRPGTLTNDFFVNLLDMNTKWQPSSEEGVYEGLERATGKLKWTGTRADLIFGSNSELRAFAEVYGASDSKEKFVKDFAAAWCKVMNLDRFDLPAAKRRVAVS
- a CDS encoding diguanylate cyclase; its protein translation is MKILVADDSRIYQSMLKTLLESWGYEVVLTTDGNQARDVLLQQNAPRLALLDCIMPGLSGLELCELIRQKNQAYIYTILLSANEEQEQIVKGFELGADDYLLKPFQDFELRARLKVGERIVRTQEELIEARESLKFEATHDSMLRVWNRRAIVDLLLNELSRSRRFHTPLSIFLADIDFFKNVNDTYGHLAGDEVLRDVVKRMAETIRRYDNIGRYGGEEFLVVLPDCNETQAFEVAERVRVRVSDTPVLAGAQEIRVTASFGVSQWREGDGPEVLLHNADVALYRAKAAGRNRIETETAAAGV